The genomic stretch TGCATATATAGGCAATGCATGCTGCACCAATGTACATTGCTGAAACAGCTCCTAGTCAAATACGAGGGCGGCTTATCTCTCTTAAGGAATTCTTCATAGTTCTTGGAATGCTAGTAAGTAAGCCTGCCTTAAATGAAAAGCTCTATACTTAGACAAGCTATCCAATCACATATTATATTTTGTCTTACCATAAACTGAACTTTGTGATATTTAGTTGTAACGCATCCTTACAAACTACTCCTACTTAAGTTCTGTAAATAAGACTTTTGGGGACTTTGTTTAGGTTGGGTATATTGCTGGTAGCCTTTTGGTTGACATTGTCACTGGCTGGAGATACATGTATGGAGTTAGTGTACCTCTATCACTGATAATGGGAGTTGGAATGTGGTGGCTTCCTGCATCTCCTAGATGGATACTTCTACGAGTGGTACAGGGAAAAGGAGATGCTCAGGTTTTAAGAAAAGTTGCCATAGATTGCTTATGTCAATTGCGAGGTGCAGCTATAGGTGAATCAGCTCCTCAGAAAGTGGATGAGATTTTGTCTGAGCTTTCTTACATGTGTGAAGAGCAAGAAGCTACGCTAGCTGAGGTATTCCAGGGTAAGTGCTTGAAAGCACTTATCATTGGTGGTGGGCTAGTCCTCTTTCAACAGGTATATTGTTCAGAATAAATGGGTTTCAATTTCCAGAAGCAAACCTAAGCATGAGCTCATAACTATCTTATCTATTAATGGCAGATTACAGGAcaaccaagtgtgttgtactaTGCCGCAACAATTTTTCAGGTACTACTTCTGCATCAGCCATGAAAGCTAAACATATGTGGTCGCCTAGTACTGAATTCTATGACTTTACCACATCTCCAAGTCTAATAATTTTTGTATCGTAGAGTGCAGGATTTCCTGAAGCATCAGATGCAACTAAGGTGTCTGTTCTACTTGGTTTATTGAAGGTCAGTTTCTGGGATCCTATTCATTGCACTTTCTAGTTaatagttataattatttattgaacTTCTTCCTAACATCTCCTAGTTTGGATTCCACACCACTGCTAGTATTGCTATTGTTCTCTAGGACTATGTTATCACATTGCTCTCGAGTATGTGCTATATGTTTAAGAGATTTCTGTTTCCTGTTCAGTCTTCTATTCTCCACTATTTACTATTGTAGTCAATTCTTCTTACTTCATACACGTAATCCTGGTATGCTCACAAATTGCCTTTGAATTATAGCTGATTATGACGGGGGTGGCCGTTTTGGTTGTGGATAGGCTGGGTAGGAGACCATTGCTACTTGGAGGTGTATCTGGCATTGTAAGTAATCTCTCCACgtctttaatatatttttatatgttcaGACTTCAGAGTACTTTAGTTCTTAGCCATTCTTCCAGTAGTTGTCGGCCTCTTTAGCTTATTGCTGACATACTTGTATCACATGGCAGACTGTATCTCTAGTTCTACTAGGATCGTATTACTCTTTCCTGGGTGATGTACCTGCTTTGGCAGTTGTTGCTTTGCTCGTATACGTTGGATGTTACCAGGTAATACCATTTGTGATATTGCATTATTGCCTTAACATTACTTTCTGTGGTCTAAATCATGTGTTTTTGTGGGTCACAATACTGAGATGTAACCAAACAACTCTCACCTATGGAACTCGATTTTGTGGGTGTAGAAGTGGTTAAATTTGCTATCGTATATCTCAGATGTTTCTATAATTTCATGCTTTAACGATGGGTGTAATTACCATATTCTGTAAAGGAGCATGTTGTGTCTTTGTTTCTTTCAGCCTTGGTTGAAATGTATCCTGTTATGTCAAGTATCAACTATTGGAGTTTTTATTCTGCAGCTATCATTTGGTCCAATTGGTTGGCTGATGATCTCCGAG from Salvia splendens isolate huo1 chromosome 4, SspV2, whole genome shotgun sequence encodes the following:
- the LOC121798367 gene encoding D-xylose-proton symporter-like 2, with the translated sequence MASDVERPRFSSISKDEASSGEIGTEQEPLLKNGSNEVEEYSVVSAILPFLFPAFGGLLYGYDIGATSSATISIQSATLSGISWYNLSSLQVGLITSGSLYGALIGSILAFNVADFLGRRKELIVSAVTYLVGGLLTALAPSFTLMVIGRFIYGIGIGLAMHAAPMYIAETAPSQIRGRLISLKEFFIVLGMLVGYIAGSLLVDIVTGWRYMYGVSVPLSLIMGVGMWWLPASPRWILLRVVQGKGDAQVLRKVAIDCLCQLRGAAIGESAPQKVDEILSELSYMCEEQEATLAEVFQGKCLKALIIGGGLVLFQQITGQPSVLYYAATIFQSAGFPEASDATKVSVLLGLLKLIMTGVAVLVVDRLGRRPLLLGGVSGITVSLVLLGSYYSFLGDVPALAVVALLVYVGCYQLSFGPIGWLMISEIFPLRQRGRGLSIAVLINFGANAVVALAFSPLQELLGAGAVFFIFGGIAILAIIFIFFYIPETKGLTLEEIEAKIL